One genomic region from Labeo rohita strain BAU-BD-2019 chromosome 7, IGBB_LRoh.1.0, whole genome shotgun sequence encodes:
- the LOC127168883 gene encoding insulin receptor substrate 2-B isoform X2, translating into MANFEDYQEGKAAMLMLETQQRAIGTKPAAATTNGDTSVGEPPSVLDVGGAAFHQPSEQHQQQQRQQHLESPARKGSTSSLNRALEDSAASNTHTTSASPAVNTSSAVSDDIRKCGYLRKQKHGHKRFFVLRTSSHLGPSRLEYYDSEKKFRNTLRSSAAAAAAATATSAGASPPKRVIYLYQCFTVNKRADSKNKHLIALYTKDEYFAIVAENEQEQEEWYQALSELMSEGKKGHLDADEIDDGYGTVTPGTDFKEVWQVNVKPKGLGQTKNLTGVYRLCLSAKSIHLVKLNSETPCVNLQLMNIRRCGHSESFFFIEVGRSSSIGPGEVWMQVDDSVVAQNMHETILETMKALKAFAEFRPRSKSQSSGTNPMGFITTRRHLGNLPPSQTGLQRRSRTESVVGTPPSRKSSGASGYRFRTSSEGESTMNRPFRSVTGSLIHLNTARANLSRQESSSGAGARYIRAPPGSTYHARSASLPVSHFPSTTSPISMSSSSGHGSVSDTITRPSSASICGSPSDGGFNSSDEYGSSPGDFRYFRVRSNTPDSLGNTPPIREEHCLNDYMAMGWNRDVVGTSAASEVIKDESADDDSRPGSLRRRTPSFSRHVGGASAAGVAVYQKMTQTTFSLDEAVAESSSWGGSAQTVSTSSSLCSDYSSSSEHSQDRPPSLRPADAPKDDGYMPMMAGVLPSTSDADYMPMQPSILLSASPQVQSAASHVPQHMDSQGYMMMLPGRGGASDSPVPSSPDISRRAEGQRASERHENAEYMDMSQSSSTANAQKVSAENYYALSTPGVPKSYSPYFSLPRSYKAPSRDQAEHDEYVPMSSPAKPVYISPTATPDRSSRCPPSESSQHNGFTDRRAVRPNRLPLGRRSLHGSLRAGEVAVRPSSPGEYINIEFGDRPAYSACQLSAEGSPSTVSISREQRKSPLPQDYMTVEVDGLPPKSRSPRPSLVAPWNPPSYIRPSSSSHCSGIMVGKPDVYTEMSFGPEEESKSPTAMLEDLCILEQRFFPFSPPTEPKVVRADPQGRRRHSSETFVTSSGASGGSGPDASGTVPSSSGAQQVGRSKGQNFDSVWTEGMTSGSEVTHGNFSDRANSPSVRSARTLPVEHQNGLNYIALDLRDDLRPGNSHDALPLPSSSASPPENGAYASIDLMKSEGLTSTSKD; encoded by the coding sequence ATGGCAAATTTCGAGGACTACCAAGAAGGCAAAGCCGCTATGTTGATGCTGGAAACGCAACAGCGGGCTATCGGGACTAAACCTGCAGCTGCAACGACGAACGGCGACACTTCTGTCGGGGAACCCCCTTCCGTACTTGATGTCGGTGGCGCTGCTTTTCATCAACCGAGTGAACAACATCAACAGCAGCAGCGGCAACAGCACCTGGAATCGCCGGCGAGGAAAGGATCCACGTCCTCTCTCAACCGAGCGCTGGAGGACTCTGCTGCGagtaacacacacactaccTCAGCCTCCCCTGCTGTGAACACCAGTTCCGCCGTGTCGGACGACATTAGGAAGTGTGGCTATCTGAGAAAACAGAAACACGGCCACAAGCGGTTTTTCGTCTTGCGGACGTCGAGTCATCTGGGGCCGAGCAGACTGGAGTACTATGACAGTGAGAAGAAATTTCGAAACACACTGCGCTCCAGCGCCGCTGCTGCCGCCGCCGCCACAGCCACCTCAGCTGGTGCCTCTCCCCCCAAAAGAGTGATCTATCTCTACCAGTGTTTCACTGTGAATAAAAGGGCGGATTCTAAGAATAAACATCTCATTGCTCTGTATACTAAGGATGAATACTTCGCTATTGTCGCTGAGAATGAGCAGGAGCAGGAGGAGTGGTACCAGGCGCTCAGTGAGCTCATGAGCGAGGGGAAGAAAGGCCacctggacgcggatgagattGACGATGGATACGGTACTGTGACCCCTGGGACTGACTTTAAAGAAGTGTGGCAGGTAAATGTAAAACCAAAGGGCTTGGGCCAGACCAAGAATCTAACCGGCGTTTATAGACTCTGCCTGTCTGCCAAGAGCATCCACCTGGTGAAGCTAAACTCTGAGACGCCTTGCGTGAACTTGCAGCTGATGAACATCAGACGCTGCGGCCATTCAGAGAGCTTCTTTTTCATTGAGGTTGGCCGGTCTTCTTCTATAGGACCCGGGGAGGTTTGGATGCAGGTGGATGATTCTGTGGTGGCTCAAAACATGCACGAGACCATTCTAGAGACCATGAAGGCACTGAAGGCGTTTGCCGAATTCAGGCCCAGAAGCAAAAGCCAGTCTTCTGGCACCAACCCGATGGGTTTCATCACTACGCGGCGACACCTGGGCAACCTCCCGCCCAGCCAGACGGGGCTCCAGCGGCGGTCTCGGACAGAGTCTGTGGTGGGCACGCCTCCTAGCAGGAAGAGCAGTGGAGCAAGTGGCTACCGATTCCGCACATCCAGCGAAGGAGAAAGCACAATGAACCGCCCCTTTCGCTCTGTGACAGGTAGCCTTATTCATCTCAACACAGCCCGTGCTAACCTGAGCCGACAGGAAAGTAGCAGTGGGGCTGGGGCCCGCTATATTCGTGCCCCACCAGGCTCCACTTATCATGCCCGTTCTGCCTCGCTGCCAGTGTCACACTTTCCTTCTACCACCAGTCCGATCAGCATGTCCAGCAGCAGCGGGCATGGCTCTGTGTCAGACACAATCACTCGCCCCTCCAGCGCGTCCATTTGTGGATCCCCGAGCGATGGAGGTTTCAACTCATCTGATGAGTATGGCTCCAGCCCAGGAGACTTCCGATACTTCAGAGTGCGTAGCAACACCCCCGACTCTTTAGGAAACACACCACCAATCCGTGAGGAGCACTGCCTCAATGACTACATGGCTATGGGCTGGAATCGCGACGTGGTTGGAACGAGTGCAGCGAGTGAGGTGATCAAAGATGAGAGCGCCGATGATGATTCACGACCGGGGTCTTTAAGGAGGCGAACGCCCTCCTTCTCCAGGCATGTTGGGGGTGCCAGTGCTGCTGGAGTTGCTGTTTATCAAAAGATGACCCAGACCACCTTCTCGCTGGACGAGGCTGTGGCTGAGAGTAGCTCTTGGGGTGGCAGTGCCCAGACTGTGTCTACCTCCTCCTCTCTCTGCTCTGACTACAGCTCCAGTTCTGAACACAGCCAGGACCGGCCCCCTAGCCTACGGCCCGCAGACGCGCCTAAAGATGATGGGTACATGCCCATGATGGCAGGTGTGCTGCCCTCCACTAGTGATGCAGACTACATGCCTATGCAACCAAGTATCCTCCTCTCTGCCTCCCCACAAGTCCAAAGTGCTGCTTCACATGTTCCCCAGCACATGGACTCTCAAGGCTATATGATGATGCTCCCAGGCAGAGGTGGGGCTTCTGACTCTCCCGTCCCATCCAGCCCTGACATTAGCAGACGAGCAGAGGGACAAAGAGCCTCAGAGCGTCATGAGAATGCAGAATACATGGATATGTCTCAGAGCAGCTCCACAGCTAATGCTCAAAAGGTTTCTGCTGAGAATTATTATGCCTTGAGCACTCCTGGTGTCCCCAAATCCTACAGTCCGTATTTCTCCCTCCCTCGCTCATACAAAGCTCCATCCAGAGACCAGGCTGAGCATGATGAATATGTCCCAATGAGTTCCCCAGCAAAACCAGTCTACATTTCTCCCACAGCCACCCCAGATCGAAGTAGCAGGTGCCCACCTTCTGAGTCCTCTCAACATAACGGCTTCACAGACCGACGTGCCGTTCGGCCAAACCGCCTGCCCCTGGGAAGGCGGAGTTTGCATGGCTCTCTGCGAGCAGGAGAAGTGGCAGTGCGCCCTTCCAGCCCTGGAGAATACATCAATATTGAATTTGGGGATCGGCCCGCATATTCCGCCTGCCAGTTGTCTGCTGAAGGCTCCCCCTCAACTGTTAGCATCAGTCGGGAGCAACGCAAGTCCCCGCTGCCACAGGATTACATGACTGTCGAGGTGGATGGTCTTCCACCAAAGAGTCGTTCCCCACGGCCCTCCCTGGTGGCTCCCTGGAATCCTCCTTCATATATCCGGCCCTCATCATCCTCCCACTGCAGTGGAATCATGGTGGGTAAGCCTGACGTCTACACGGAAATGTCTTTTGGCCCTGAGGAGGAGTCCAAGAGCCCTACAGCAATGCTTGAGGACCTGTGTATCCTGGAGCAACGTTTTTTTCCCTTcagccccccgactgagcctaaGGTTGTCCGTGCTGATCCCCAGGGCAGGCGGAGACACAGCTCAGAGACCTTTGTCACATCATCAGGAGCGTCAGGTGGAAGTGGTCCGGACGCCAGTGGCACCGTGCCTAGCAGTAGTGGGGCTCAGCAGGTGGGCCGCAGCAAGGGTCAAAACTTTGACTCTGTTTGGACTGAAGGCATGACATCTGGCAGTGAGGTAACACATGGAAACTTCTCAGATAGAGCCAATTCCCCCTCTGTGAGGTCTGCAAGGACTCTACCTGTGGAACACCAGAATGGCCTGAACTACATCGCCCTAGACCTGAGAGACGATCTCCGGCCTGGGAACAGTCATGATGCGCTTCCCTTGCCATCCTCCAGCGCTTCTCCCCCAGAGAACGGTGCCTATGCCAGCATAgatttaatgaaatctgagggACTTACATCAACATCTAAAG
- the LOC127168883 gene encoding insulin receptor substrate 2-B isoform X1, with protein sequence MANFEDYQEGKAAMLMLETQQRAIGTKPAAATTNGDTSVGEPPSVLDVGGAAFHQPSEQHQQQQRQQHLESPARKGSTSSLNRALEDSAASNTHTTSASPAVNTSSAVSDDIRKCGYLRKQKHGHKRFFVLRTSSHLGPSRLEYYDSEKKFRNTLRSSAAAAAAATATSAGASPPKRVIYLYQCFTVNKRADSKNKHLIALYTKDEYFAIVAENEQEQEEWYQALSELMSEGKKGHLDADEIDDGYGTVTPGTDFKEVWQVNVKPKGLGQTKNLTGVYRLCLSAKSIHLVKLNSETPCVNLQLMNIRRCGHSESFFFIEVGRSSSIGPGEVWMQVDDSVVAQNMHETILETMKALKAFAEFRPRSKSQSSGTNPMGFITTRRHLGNLPPSQTGLQRRSRTESVVGTPPSRKSSGASGYRFRTSSEGESTMNRPFRSVTGSLIHLNTARANLSRQESSSGAGARYIRAPPGSTYHARSASLPVSHFPSTTSPISMSSSSGHGSVSDTITRPSSASICGSPSDGGFNSSDEYGSSPGDFRYFRVRSNTPDSLGNTPPIREEHCLNDYMAMGWNRDVVGTSAASEVIKDESADDDSRPGSLRRRTPSFSRHVGGASAAGVAVYQKMTQTTFSLDEAVAESSSWGGSAQTVSTSSSLCSDYSSSSEHSQDRPPSLRPADAPKDDGYMPMMAGVLPSTSDADYMPMQPSILLSASPQVQSAASHVPQHMDSQGYMMMLPGRGGASDSPVPSSPDISRRAEGQRASERHENAEYMDMSQSSSTANAQKVSAENYYALSTPGVPKSYSPYFSLPRSYKAPSRDQAEHDEYVPMSSPAKPVYISPTATPDRSSRCPPSESSQHNGFTDRRAVRPNRLPLGRRSLHGSLRAGEVAVRPSSPGEYINIEFGDRPAYSACQLSAEGSPSTVSISREQRKSPLPQDYMTVEVDGLPPKSRSPRPSLVAPWNPPSYIRPSSSSHCSGIMVGKPDVYTEMSFGPEEESKSPTAMLEDLCILEQRFFPFSPPTEPKVVRADPQGRRRHSSETFVTSSGASGGSGPDASGTVPSSSGAQQVGRSKGQNFDSVWTEGMTSGSEVTHGNFSDRANSPSVRSARTLPVEHQNGLNYIALDLRDDLRPGNSHDALPLPSSSASPPENGAYASIDLMKSEGLTSTSKVASQKLYELL encoded by the coding sequence ATGGCAAATTTCGAGGACTACCAAGAAGGCAAAGCCGCTATGTTGATGCTGGAAACGCAACAGCGGGCTATCGGGACTAAACCTGCAGCTGCAACGACGAACGGCGACACTTCTGTCGGGGAACCCCCTTCCGTACTTGATGTCGGTGGCGCTGCTTTTCATCAACCGAGTGAACAACATCAACAGCAGCAGCGGCAACAGCACCTGGAATCGCCGGCGAGGAAAGGATCCACGTCCTCTCTCAACCGAGCGCTGGAGGACTCTGCTGCGagtaacacacacactaccTCAGCCTCCCCTGCTGTGAACACCAGTTCCGCCGTGTCGGACGACATTAGGAAGTGTGGCTATCTGAGAAAACAGAAACACGGCCACAAGCGGTTTTTCGTCTTGCGGACGTCGAGTCATCTGGGGCCGAGCAGACTGGAGTACTATGACAGTGAGAAGAAATTTCGAAACACACTGCGCTCCAGCGCCGCTGCTGCCGCCGCCGCCACAGCCACCTCAGCTGGTGCCTCTCCCCCCAAAAGAGTGATCTATCTCTACCAGTGTTTCACTGTGAATAAAAGGGCGGATTCTAAGAATAAACATCTCATTGCTCTGTATACTAAGGATGAATACTTCGCTATTGTCGCTGAGAATGAGCAGGAGCAGGAGGAGTGGTACCAGGCGCTCAGTGAGCTCATGAGCGAGGGGAAGAAAGGCCacctggacgcggatgagattGACGATGGATACGGTACTGTGACCCCTGGGACTGACTTTAAAGAAGTGTGGCAGGTAAATGTAAAACCAAAGGGCTTGGGCCAGACCAAGAATCTAACCGGCGTTTATAGACTCTGCCTGTCTGCCAAGAGCATCCACCTGGTGAAGCTAAACTCTGAGACGCCTTGCGTGAACTTGCAGCTGATGAACATCAGACGCTGCGGCCATTCAGAGAGCTTCTTTTTCATTGAGGTTGGCCGGTCTTCTTCTATAGGACCCGGGGAGGTTTGGATGCAGGTGGATGATTCTGTGGTGGCTCAAAACATGCACGAGACCATTCTAGAGACCATGAAGGCACTGAAGGCGTTTGCCGAATTCAGGCCCAGAAGCAAAAGCCAGTCTTCTGGCACCAACCCGATGGGTTTCATCACTACGCGGCGACACCTGGGCAACCTCCCGCCCAGCCAGACGGGGCTCCAGCGGCGGTCTCGGACAGAGTCTGTGGTGGGCACGCCTCCTAGCAGGAAGAGCAGTGGAGCAAGTGGCTACCGATTCCGCACATCCAGCGAAGGAGAAAGCACAATGAACCGCCCCTTTCGCTCTGTGACAGGTAGCCTTATTCATCTCAACACAGCCCGTGCTAACCTGAGCCGACAGGAAAGTAGCAGTGGGGCTGGGGCCCGCTATATTCGTGCCCCACCAGGCTCCACTTATCATGCCCGTTCTGCCTCGCTGCCAGTGTCACACTTTCCTTCTACCACCAGTCCGATCAGCATGTCCAGCAGCAGCGGGCATGGCTCTGTGTCAGACACAATCACTCGCCCCTCCAGCGCGTCCATTTGTGGATCCCCGAGCGATGGAGGTTTCAACTCATCTGATGAGTATGGCTCCAGCCCAGGAGACTTCCGATACTTCAGAGTGCGTAGCAACACCCCCGACTCTTTAGGAAACACACCACCAATCCGTGAGGAGCACTGCCTCAATGACTACATGGCTATGGGCTGGAATCGCGACGTGGTTGGAACGAGTGCAGCGAGTGAGGTGATCAAAGATGAGAGCGCCGATGATGATTCACGACCGGGGTCTTTAAGGAGGCGAACGCCCTCCTTCTCCAGGCATGTTGGGGGTGCCAGTGCTGCTGGAGTTGCTGTTTATCAAAAGATGACCCAGACCACCTTCTCGCTGGACGAGGCTGTGGCTGAGAGTAGCTCTTGGGGTGGCAGTGCCCAGACTGTGTCTACCTCCTCCTCTCTCTGCTCTGACTACAGCTCCAGTTCTGAACACAGCCAGGACCGGCCCCCTAGCCTACGGCCCGCAGACGCGCCTAAAGATGATGGGTACATGCCCATGATGGCAGGTGTGCTGCCCTCCACTAGTGATGCAGACTACATGCCTATGCAACCAAGTATCCTCCTCTCTGCCTCCCCACAAGTCCAAAGTGCTGCTTCACATGTTCCCCAGCACATGGACTCTCAAGGCTATATGATGATGCTCCCAGGCAGAGGTGGGGCTTCTGACTCTCCCGTCCCATCCAGCCCTGACATTAGCAGACGAGCAGAGGGACAAAGAGCCTCAGAGCGTCATGAGAATGCAGAATACATGGATATGTCTCAGAGCAGCTCCACAGCTAATGCTCAAAAGGTTTCTGCTGAGAATTATTATGCCTTGAGCACTCCTGGTGTCCCCAAATCCTACAGTCCGTATTTCTCCCTCCCTCGCTCATACAAAGCTCCATCCAGAGACCAGGCTGAGCATGATGAATATGTCCCAATGAGTTCCCCAGCAAAACCAGTCTACATTTCTCCCACAGCCACCCCAGATCGAAGTAGCAGGTGCCCACCTTCTGAGTCCTCTCAACATAACGGCTTCACAGACCGACGTGCCGTTCGGCCAAACCGCCTGCCCCTGGGAAGGCGGAGTTTGCATGGCTCTCTGCGAGCAGGAGAAGTGGCAGTGCGCCCTTCCAGCCCTGGAGAATACATCAATATTGAATTTGGGGATCGGCCCGCATATTCCGCCTGCCAGTTGTCTGCTGAAGGCTCCCCCTCAACTGTTAGCATCAGTCGGGAGCAACGCAAGTCCCCGCTGCCACAGGATTACATGACTGTCGAGGTGGATGGTCTTCCACCAAAGAGTCGTTCCCCACGGCCCTCCCTGGTGGCTCCCTGGAATCCTCCTTCATATATCCGGCCCTCATCATCCTCCCACTGCAGTGGAATCATGGTGGGTAAGCCTGACGTCTACACGGAAATGTCTTTTGGCCCTGAGGAGGAGTCCAAGAGCCCTACAGCAATGCTTGAGGACCTGTGTATCCTGGAGCAACGTTTTTTTCCCTTcagccccccgactgagcctaaGGTTGTCCGTGCTGATCCCCAGGGCAGGCGGAGACACAGCTCAGAGACCTTTGTCACATCATCAGGAGCGTCAGGTGGAAGTGGTCCGGACGCCAGTGGCACCGTGCCTAGCAGTAGTGGGGCTCAGCAGGTGGGCCGCAGCAAGGGTCAAAACTTTGACTCTGTTTGGACTGAAGGCATGACATCTGGCAGTGAGGTAACACATGGAAACTTCTCAGATAGAGCCAATTCCCCCTCTGTGAGGTCTGCAAGGACTCTACCTGTGGAACACCAGAATGGCCTGAACTACATCGCCCTAGACCTGAGAGACGATCTCCGGCCTGGGAACAGTCATGATGCGCTTCCCTTGCCATCCTCCAGCGCTTCTCCCCCAGAGAACGGTGCCTATGCCAGCATAgatttaatgaaatctgagggACTTACATCAACATCTAAAG